GCTCATTGGAGTACCTCCGCCTTCGGCTGCGGTGCTATTCGCCTTCGGAGCGGCCGTGCGGCTCATGTCAGCTGATGGGTTGCGGGGCCGCCTTGAGGGCAGCGCGCTCTTGCGTGGTTTGTGCGACTTTATCGCGAACATACAGCGGCCACGCCTGCGCTGGCGCGACTGCCCGCCCGGCAGCAAGCAATCCAGGGGCCAGCCTCAGCATCGCCTCGGCGGCGGGGAGCGCCTCGTGACGTGCCGCGGCGGCCGGCAGGCGCTCGCCGTAGGCGGCGAAGACATTCCCCGCAAGCGCCCAGCCCGGCGGCACTTGCACCTGCTCGGGCGCCAGCAGCCGCGGCTCGGCGTCGCTCAGCGCGGGCTGCTCGAAATCGTAGTGCGCGACATAGAGCTCATCCATGCGCGCGTCGAGCAGCGCGACCATGCGCGCGGCGCCGAAGCGGTGGCGCGCCTCCTCCGCCACCGCGTGCAGCGTGTCGACCGGCAGCAACGGGACACCGGCGCCGAAACCCAGCCCCTGTGCGACCGAGCAGGCGGTGCGCAAGCCGGTGAAGGACCCGGGGCCCCGCCCGAAGGCGATGGCGTCGAGCTCGGCCATGGCCAGGCCGGCTTCGGCGAGCAGTTCCAGGATCAGCGGGATCAGGCTGCTGGAGGCCTGGGCGCCGCCGGGGCCGGTGCGCGAGACCAGGCGCTCGCCATGGCGCACCGCGACCGACATCCACTCGGTGCTGGTGTCGAAGGCCAGGAGCTTCGTTTGTGCAGGCATCGCGCGATTATCCCGGGGGCGGCCATGCGCCGCGCCGTCCGGGGCCTCTGCGGGTCGACGCTCTGGATAATCGCGCGATGCCTCCCGCCCCGAAGCCCCTGGCGCAGCGCGCCGTCCGCCTGTTCATCCTGGTCGCCGCACTGGCTTCGGCGCCCGCGCTGGCCCAGCCCCTTCCGGCCGACGTAGAGGCCGCGCTGGCCCGCGCCCGGGTGCCGCGCGACGCCGTCACGATGCTGGTGGCCGACGCCGATGGCGTGCGCCCGCCGCGGCTGGCCTGGCGCACACAGGTGCCGGTGAATCCGGCCTCGGTCATGAAGCTGGTCACCACCTACGCCGCGCTCGACCTGCTGGGGCCGGCCTTCACCTGGAGCACGCCGGTATACGTCGACGGGCCGGTACGGGACGGCGTGCTGGCCGGCAATCTCTACATCCAGGGCCAGGGCGATCCCAAGCTGGTCCTGGAGCGCCTTTGGCTGCTGCTGCGCCGCGTGCAGGGGCTGGGCATCCACACCATCACCGGCGACATCGTGCTGGACCGCAGCGCCTTCGAGGTGGCCGACATCGATCCGGCCGCCTTCGACGGCGAGGGCCAGCGGCCGTACAACGCCGCGCCCGATGCGCTGCTGATCAATTTCAAGTCGGTGGTCATGACCTTCCAGCCGAACCGCGACGGGCAGACAGCGCAGGTCAACTTCGAGCCCTTCCTGAGCGGCGTGAGCACACCCTCCACGGTGCCGCTTTCGGCCGGCGAATGCGGCGACTGGCGTGCCGCGCTGGCGCCGGCCTTCGGCGATCCGGCGCGCATGGGCTTTGCGGGCAGCTACCCCGCGGCCTGCGGCGAGAAGACCTGGGCGGTGGCCTATGCGGACCCGCGCAGCTATGCGATGCGCGCCGTCGGCGGGACGTGGGCCGAGATGGGGGCCCGGCTGAAGGGCCAGGTGCGCGAGGGCCCCGTGCCGCGCGGCCTCAAGCCGGCCTTCGTGTTCGAGTCGCCGCCGCTGGCCGAGGTGGTGCGCGACATCAATAAGTACAGCAACAACGTGATGGCGCAGCAGTTGTTCCTCACGCTCGGCCTGCAGCAGAAGCGGCGCGGCACGCTGGAAGGCGCGCGCGCGACGCTGCGCCAGTGGTGGAACGATCGCGTCGGCACCGGCGAAGGCCAGCCCGTGTTCGACAACGGCTCGGGCCTGTCGCGCGAGGAGCGCATCAGCGCGGCGGCGCTCGCGAAGATGCTGCAGGTGGCCTGGCGCTCGGCGCTGATGCCCGAGCTGGTGTCCTCGCTGCCGGCCATGGGCGTGGACGGCACGCTGCGCAAGCGCGTGCTGCGCCTCGGCGGCGCGGCCCACCTGAAGACCGGGAGCCTTCGCGACTCGGCGGGCATCGCTGGCTACGTGCACGGCGCCAGCGGCCGGCGCTGGGTGGTGGTCGCGATCGCGAACCACGGCAGCGCGGGCGCCGCGCGGCCGGCCTTCGATGCGCTGGTCGACTGGGCGGCGCAGGACAACTGAATGCGCAGTCGCCCAGGTGACCCGGGCACATCGGCGGCTCGGGGTTTCCCTTGTCTTGCCTGGGCCAGGGCAAGCCTAGGATCGTGCGCGCCTCTCACGCCTCCACAACACACACCACGGAGACCCGCATGAAATGTCTGCACCTTCTGAGCGCCGTCCTGACGGCCAGCCTGCTGGCTGCCTGCGGCGGCGGCGGCGATGGCGGCGGTGGCTTCGCTTTCATCGGGTCCGGGACCGGCACCGGCTTGCTGAAGGAACCGCCGGTCATCGTGGCCTCGCTCAGCACGGCGCAGATCGACGCCGGCACCGCGCAGAGCGGCCTCCAGGCGCTCAGCGGCAAGGCCAGGTGCGACGTCAACGTGGTCTCGCTCAACTACAGCACCGTGGGCCCGAAGGGCGAAGCCACCAACGCCTCCGGCGTGCTGCTGATGCCGGCCGGGGCCTGCGCCAACGCCGCGCCGCTCGTGGCCTACGCCAAGGGCACGGATGTGCAGAAGCCGCGCACGCTGGCCAATCCGCAAGACTCGGAGACCTTCTTGCTGAGTGCGATGTACGCAGCCCAGGGCTATGCGGTGGTCGCCACCGATTACCTGGGCTACGCCAAGTCCACCTTTCCGTACCACCCCTACCTGCATGCCGACTCGGAGGCGCGCACGGTGCTCGACTCGGTGCGGGCAGCGCGTGCCGCGGTGGCGAGCGCAGGAGGCTCGCTGTCGGGCAAGGTGATGTTCAGCGGCTACTCGCAGGGGGGCCATTCCTCGATGGCTGCGCACCGTGCGGCCGAGCGCGACAACCCCTTGGAGTTCAACGTGGTGGCTGGCGCACACATGGCGGGGCCCTACAACCTCTCGGGCTCCTTCAAGCTAACGCAGGCGGTCGCGGGCTACCAGTTCTTCGTGCCTTTCATCGTCAACTCGTACCAGAAGGTGTACGGGGACGTCTACACCGACGTGAACACGGTCTACAAGCAGCCCTATGCCGGCTACATCGAGAACCTGCTGCCCAGCCCGACGCTGAACTACACCACGCTGGTGACCAGTGGCAGCCTGCCCGGCGCCAACGGCGAGACGCCGAACCAGGTGCGCGATGCGCTGTTCCAGGAAGCCTTCCTCACGGACGTCCAGACCAACCCGAACAACGCGCTCTTCCTCGATGCCAGGAAGAACGACCTGCTCGGCTGGAGTCCGCGCGCGAAGACGCTACTGTGCGGCGGCGCCGGCGATCCGACCGTGCCGCCGGCGGTGCACATGGTGCCGGCGAAGGCGGACTTCGATGCGCGCGGCGTGACCACGGTCACGACGGTGGACGTGGATGCGCAGATCCAGGCGACCTACGGCCCCGGCGGCAAGGCGCCGACCGATCCGGCCACGCCAGCCTACGCGACCTACTTCGGCGCCTACCACGGCACCTACGAGCCGCCCTTCTGCCACGTGCGCGCACGGGCCCTGTTCGACACGGTGAAGTAGCGCGAGGGGCTCAGAAGGTGTGATGAGCGGCCACGGCGGGTTCGTTCACACCTTCTCAGGCGGCGGCGCGCTGCAGCCTGTCGCGAACGCCTTCCCACTCCGGGTCGGCGGGTGGCGTCTCTACCCAGATCAGCTTGACGCCTTCGGCATCGAAGGTGCGCAGCATCGCGAACAGCTGCTGGGCGGCGGTCGCGGCATCGTCGGGCATGCGCCGCAGCAGCACGCGCTGCGAACGGCACTTGAGCGGGCTGCGCGACCATACGGCCAGGTGCGCGGCGTTGGCGCCGAGCACGTCGAGGCCGGCCTGCAGCGCCTTGGCGTCCATCAGCCTCAGCTTGGCGCTGGGCGCGTAGTGCGCCTCCAGCGTGCCCGAGGCGCGCGGATCGGGCGCCGCCAGCTCGTGCCTGTCGCGCAGCGACTCGCCGCAGGCAGCCTCGATCTGCGCGCGGGTGATCGCGCCGGGGCGCAGCAGCACCGGCTGGCCGCGGCTGCAGTCGACGATGGTCGATTCGATGCCCACCTCGCAGGGGCCGCCGTCGATCACCAGCAGCGCGTCGCCGAACTCCTGCTGCACATGGAGGGCGGTCGTGGGGCTCACGCGGCCGAAGCGGTTCGCGCTCGGCCCCGCAACGCCGGGCACGCCTTGCTCGGCACAGGCGACCAGCAGGGCCTGCGCGACGGGATGGGCGGGGCAGCGCAGGCCGACGGTGTCCTGCCCACCGGCCGCGGCGGCGGCGACGCCGGGCTGGCGCGTGACGATCAACGTGAGCGGACCGGGCCAGAAGGCCTGGACCAGCTTCTGCGCGAAGGGCGGCAGCGGCTGGGCGAAGCGCGACAGCGACTCCGTGCCCTTGACGCCAGCCGCCACATGGACGATCAGCGGATGGTTGCGGGGCCGGCCCTTGGCCGAGAAGATGCCCGCGACCGCATCGTCGCTCGTCGCGTCGGCGCCGAGGCCGTAGACGGTTTCGGTCGGGAAGGCGACCAGGCCGCCGGCGCGCAGGACGCGAGTGGCTTCCTGGATGGCTTCGGGCGAATGGCCGTCGCGAATTGTCATCGCGCTTGGTTATTCGGAGAGAGGAATCGGCAGGCCCAGCAGCGCGGCGGCGAAATCGGCCGTGCTGCGGATCGCCTCGATGTCCTCGCCGGTGATGGTGAGATGGCCCATCTTGCGGCCGCGGCGCGCGTCGGCCTTGCCATAGAGGTGCAGGTGCGTGCCCGGGAGCGCCAGCACGTCGGCCCAACGCGGCTGGACGGCCTTGGGTTCATCGTCCGGGAACCAGAGGTCGCCCAGCAGGTTCAGCATCACCGCAGGGCTGTGCTGGCGCGGCGGATTCAGGGGCAGGCCGGCAAGGGTGCGCACCTGCAGCTCGAATTGAGAGACGTCGCAGGCATCCAGGGTCCAGTGGCCGCTGTTGTGCGGGCGCGGCGCCATCTCGTTGACCACCAGGGCCCCATCGGCCAGCACGAAGAACTCGACGCACAGCACGCCCACGTACTGGAGGCCTTCCGCGATCGCGACGGCCGACTCGATGGCCAGCCGCGCGGCCGCATCGGGAATGTTGTTCGCATGCACCTCGGTCACCGCGAGGATGCCACCGCGGTGCAGGTTGCGTTGCGGCGGGAAGTGCACGATCTGGCCGTCGTACCCGCGCGCAACGATGACCGAGCACTCGAAGTCCAGCGGCAGCAGCTTCTCGAGCACGCAGGGCACCTGGCCAGCGCGGTCCCAGGCGGCGGCCAGTTCGTCGCGGGTGTCGACACGCTGCTGGCCCTTGCCGTCGTAGCCGAGGCGCGCGGTCTTGAGGATGCCCGGCAGCAGGTTCGGCGGCACGAGCACGACCTGCTCGGCCGACTCGATGACCGCGTAGGGCGCGCAGTCCACGCCGCAGCCCACGAAGTGGCTCTTCTCGCGCACGCGGTCCTGCGCGATCGACACCGCGGTAGCGCCGGGCCGCACGGGCCGGGCCACCGCGAGATGTTCCAGCGAGGCGGCCGGCACGTTCTCGAACTCGGTGGTGATGGCATCGGCCAGGCCGGCGAGCCGCGCGAGGCCGTCGACGTCGGCGAAGTCGGTGTGGATGTGATGATGGCTCACGCGGCCGGCGGGGCTGTCGGCATCGGGGTCGAGCACCGCTGTGAGATAGCCCATGCGCTGGGCCGCGTGCACGAACATGCGGCCGAGTTGGCCGCCGCCCACCACGCCGAGCGTGGCGCCGGGCAGGATGGCGGTCACAGTGCTCCTCCGCCCTGGGGCGAGAACGGGGACACCGCCGGCGCCTCGGGCGGGGGCAGCGTCATCGATTGCGCCGCTTCGGTCTGCCTGGCGCGGAAGGCGTCGAGCCGCTCGCGCAGCGCCGGGTCGCCCACGGCCAGCATCGCGATCGCGAACAAGGCGGCGTTGGCCGCGCCGGCGTTGCCGATCGCGAAGGTCGCGACCGGCACGCCCTTGGGCATCTGCACGATGCTGTAGAGCGAATCCACGCCCTGCAGGTGCCGGCTCGCCACCGGCACGCCCAGCACCGGCACCGTGGTCTTGGCCGCCAGCATGCCCGGCAGGTGGGCCG
Above is a window of Variovorax sp. RA8 DNA encoding:
- a CDS encoding 5-(carboxyamino)imidazole ribonucleotide synthase, yielding MTAILPGATLGVVGGGQLGRMFVHAAQRMGYLTAVLDPDADSPAGRVSHHHIHTDFADVDGLARLAGLADAITTEFENVPAASLEHLAVARPVRPGATAVSIAQDRVREKSHFVGCGVDCAPYAVIESAEQVVLVPPNLLPGILKTARLGYDGKGQQRVDTRDELAAAWDRAGQVPCVLEKLLPLDFECSVIVARGYDGQIVHFPPQRNLHRGGILAVTEVHANNIPDAAARLAIESAVAIAEGLQYVGVLCVEFFVLADGALVVNEMAPRPHNSGHWTLDACDVSQFELQVRTLAGLPLNPPRQHSPAVMLNLLGDLWFPDDEPKAVQPRWADVLALPGTHLHLYGKADARRGRKMGHLTITGEDIEAIRSTADFAAALLGLPIPLSE
- the dacB gene encoding D-alanyl-D-alanine carboxypeptidase/D-alanyl-D-alanine endopeptidase, whose protein sequence is MPPAPKPLAQRAVRLFILVAALASAPALAQPLPADVEAALARARVPRDAVTMLVADADGVRPPRLAWRTQVPVNPASVMKLVTTYAALDLLGPAFTWSTPVYVDGPVRDGVLAGNLYIQGQGDPKLVLERLWLLLRRVQGLGIHTITGDIVLDRSAFEVADIDPAAFDGEGQRPYNAAPDALLINFKSVVMTFQPNRDGQTAQVNFEPFLSGVSTPSTVPLSAGECGDWRAALAPAFGDPARMGFAGSYPAACGEKTWAVAYADPRSYAMRAVGGTWAEMGARLKGQVREGPVPRGLKPAFVFESPPLAEVVRDINKYSNNVMAQQLFLTLGLQQKRRGTLEGARATLRQWWNDRVGTGEGQPVFDNGSGLSREERISAAALAKMLQVAWRSALMPELVSSLPAMGVDGTLRKRVLRLGGAAHLKTGSLRDSAGIAGYVHGASGRRWVVVAIANHGSAGAARPAFDALVDWAAQDN
- a CDS encoding L-threonylcarbamoyladenylate synthase; protein product: MTIRDGHSPEAIQEATRVLRAGGLVAFPTETVYGLGADATSDDAVAGIFSAKGRPRNHPLIVHVAAGVKGTESLSRFAQPLPPFAQKLVQAFWPGPLTLIVTRQPGVAAAAAGGQDTVGLRCPAHPVAQALLVACAEQGVPGVAGPSANRFGRVSPTTALHVQQEFGDALLVIDGGPCEVGIESTIVDCSRGQPVLLRPGAITRAQIEAACGESLRDRHELAAPDPRASGTLEAHYAPSAKLRLMDAKALQAGLDVLGANAAHLAVWSRSPLKCRSQRVLLRRMPDDAATAAQQLFAMLRTFDAEGVKLIWVETPPADPEWEGVRDRLQRAAA
- the tsaB gene encoding tRNA (adenosine(37)-N6)-threonylcarbamoyltransferase complex dimerization subunit type 1 TsaB, with the protein product MPAQTKLLAFDTSTEWMSVAVRHGERLVSRTGPGGAQASSSLIPLILELLAEAGLAMAELDAIAFGRGPGSFTGLRTACSVAQGLGFGAGVPLLPVDTLHAVAEEARHRFGAARMVALLDARMDELYVAHYDFEQPALSDAEPRLLAPEQVQVPPGWALAGNVFAAYGERLPAAAARHEALPAAEAMLRLAPGLLAAGRAVAPAQAWPLYVRDKVAQTTQERAALKAAPQPIS
- a CDS encoding lipase family protein, giving the protein MKCLHLLSAVLTASLLAACGGGGDGGGGFAFIGSGTGTGLLKEPPVIVASLSTAQIDAGTAQSGLQALSGKARCDVNVVSLNYSTVGPKGEATNASGVLLMPAGACANAAPLVAYAKGTDVQKPRTLANPQDSETFLLSAMYAAQGYAVVATDYLGYAKSTFPYHPYLHADSEARTVLDSVRAARAAVASAGGSLSGKVMFSGYSQGGHSSMAAHRAAERDNPLEFNVVAGAHMAGPYNLSGSFKLTQAVAGYQFFVPFIVNSYQKVYGDVYTDVNTVYKQPYAGYIENLLPSPTLNYTTLVTSGSLPGANGETPNQVRDALFQEAFLTDVQTNPNNALFLDARKNDLLGWSPRAKTLLCGGAGDPTVPPAVHMVPAKADFDARGVTTVTTVDVDAQIQATYGPGGKAPTDPATPAYATYFGAYHGTYEPPFCHVRARALFDTVK
- the purE gene encoding 5-(carboxyamino)imidazole ribonucleotide mutase, with the translated sequence MKQAIQVGVVMGSNSDWETMRNAVEILQQFGIAHEARVVSAHRMPDELFAYAEKAAARGLAAIIAGAGGAAHLPGMLAAKTTVPVLGVPVASRHLQGVDSLYSIVQMPKGVPVATFAIGNAGAANAALFAIAMLAVGDPALRERLDAFRARQTEAAQSMTLPPPEAPAVSPFSPQGGGAL